A window of Chrysoperla carnea chromosome 3, inChrCarn1.1, whole genome shotgun sequence genomic DNA:
AAATGgacgtttttcttaaaaataaagcattttccattttgaatttttaaatttcgtgacttaaaatttaaagatcTCGAAATGTTCCTgggaaatgttatttttaaattcttatagaCTTTTTTCTAGTGTTCGCTAGTTTACGGGGAATTTTTCCGAAATAGAGGAGTTTACAATACAGAAAATCAATGAGCTCGAGgcaaaaaatcatcaaaatcggttcatgtCGAAAAAAATGGtgataaaaagaaaagttaaaaaattacaaaaacaatatgTTACATGAAAAAGTTAcatataaatagaaattatacaaaaatttgatataaaacttTCTGTAAATACTTgggtaaaaatttttacgataattTGGTATATAATAAGGCCTTTAATTTTAGATTGTATTTTGCTATAATCGgtcgatttgtattttttccatAATCGAACGGACTTTGAATTTATGAACTTTTCGTCCAATGACGGCTCTCCTTATCGTTCATTCAATCAGAAGTTGAATTGTCAATATACAGGCCATCGACAAGCTTTGGCCTCTTATACTATACTTATTtaccatttaaattttataattatagaaaaaaatgaaattttgataaaaattaaagaaaacttaCCATAGACATATGCGCCATAAATGTTAAATCTTGCAACAATTGCGACGTTTTAATACGGCAATAATGACGTAAAGTGGTACCACTACATGAATTAAACAACAAATCATCAGCAGTTGTTATAATttcaccattattattataattattattatctaacgTTGTTGCTGCACCAGTTGTTGTATAATGTGCTTGTTGTCTAGTTCGTGTTATTGATAAACTCGTTGATGATGTCTTAAACAATCTTGACGAATAATTAACTGCAGATGTCTTTAATGTATCGTAGACAACCACTAACAATGGATCGTAATCACGTCCCAATGTACGATTCGTATACAAACCTAGTTTCCAATTGTCATCACCTGATACACCACCATTTGTATTGATATTCGCTGAAGATGATGTTGCTCCATGTGAAGATGCTGATGCTCCATGTGAAGATGATGATGCTTTAGTTTGTATACTTTTTGGTTGTAATGTATAAGACCCAGATGTTgataatgttatattatttatcaccTGGGAGCCATTTCGTGATGATATTACAAACATTCCcaatgttataattattataatatacattgatatatatttccATGTTCTTGTTCTTGCatgtattgttgttgttgttgtacgATTATTGTTTGTCAGCAATAATgatgttttattgttatttaaatgtatattttgattaGGATTTCCATTATTTTGTATTGTTGATGATGATGAAGTCTGTAATTGTGATTGCTGTTGtgtcattataaataattgtttgttacGATTGTTTAATAGTCTGTTTTTATGACGTGTTTTcattttggttaaattttttaagtcttttattattttagttaattaattgaCACATGTTTTTAGTAACTTTCAAGTCTTAAGAATTCACTAAGATTTTAATACTGATTTAGTTtggattatatattttgtaatgtacacatAATGAATATTTctggaatataaaataattattacttgaaTAACTCAGTCGGTTGAAAGATTTCCGTCTGCTATGTCGTTAACTTGCTATTTGAGGCGCACATTACCCATAATTAAGCCGTTtatagttaaattttcaaattaagatAATAACCGCAAATATTACTACCTGTGTTTGGAACTAGAAAAGTGCCCAGCTAATCACTTCACAGATGGGCACCTTACATTTCTTAGCCATTCGAGTGAGCAAcaagtcataaaaaaaaatttcaatttttacgcCTTAATTTTGAGTACCTGACTATTCAGGATGTCTTAaagaaacaatataaatattatcaaagataataaatgagaactctaggatatttcgaaataaatttatattttcggacccatttcctagatcaatttttttattatataaatacgtatttcgattaccaagtaatcatcatcagtatgaattagctaatcgtaattactcttattgtgtatgctactcgttgctaatttggtggcaaGCTGCaccacaataagagtaattacgactagctaattcatactgatgatgactacttggcagtctaaatacgtatttatataatacaaaaattgctcTAGGAAAttgggcaaaaatcgaaatttatttaaagaaacaaGTTAACCACTTAATAGAATAAAATCGTTTTTgaccagaaaaaaatttagtaccgAGCTATCGCTAtgagattttttaaaagttaactcATATTAACCATAAAAGCTATTAGCTATAGACGCATAGTTTACTAAAGCTATAGACCACAGTTAACTGAAgctggcaaaatttttttcttaaacgaaAACATTCAACAGAAATCTAAAGTCATTAAAGCCGTACTGTCTACTGTTTTCTTTACCACATGGCTCCCCTCGAATCAAATTTCTGGCTACGGACCTTAAAGAaagctttaattttttgctACCAAATATCTGAATATGTAGATATTTGcatgaattatttgattttgctattcaaataagaaaagtCATGGGTAAAAGGCCATGTTGTTATttagaacaactttctaatttaatattttcctcTATCTCTCAACAGGAATGACCTAAGATTCACTTTTTTAAGACCTCTTAAGTCCATATCATTTCAAAGTGCTGATTCAGTGCAACATTCTTAGTTATTCTGGGTCGGTCGATAAGATATTTTCCCGTAAATCGGGGAGATTTTTTCCAGAAATATGTTACCACTTCTAGGGAATGGGAGATATGTATTGTCCGAAAAAAGGTTGCCACTTAGAGGAGTGAGGCgggtttttttaagaatataatttaaaagtaatattttattgaatataataagatatttttaaccccagaactaaaaaaggggtgttataagtttgaccgctatgtgtgtgtatctgtgtgtttgtctgtctgtgggatcgtagcgcctgaacggatgaaccgattttaatttttttttttcatttgaaaggtaatttaacgaagagtgttcttagctatgtttcaagttcgagtttaggtttacgtacccgaaaaaaaatgacgatgatcttcaaaatcgattcagtttggaaaaaccatgacatacaaataattactatggaaatgaatagtcaaataaacttggttcaattcatttcgaaaactgAAATGGTAAACTGATGaggtaaattaaaacaaaaattcaaaagaacaaagtcaactcaaatatttcaatttcaattaaaatatttcgaaaaatttgtcccaaaaaatgatagctatcTAAGTATTCTTTTAATCTCATCTGATGCTCttggccatcactttgatattgatttaagaaggagtgttataagttaaaagtgtgtgtgtttctcagtggcatcgtagaccctaaacggtcgaaccgatttgaatgagaacattttatacgaaagttttcaaaaatcggttcacaaggaataaattgcatttgtcaggggttttttaaattttgtaaatttcacttgtaatataTACTTTACCCTTATATTATGTGATTAAAGTACATGTCTCAGCCATTTAAGTGGTAACATGTTTTTGGACAAAAGATATCCCATTTACGTGGTAGCATCGTATTGATCAATCCTgtatttcttttgtaaaatgctttttatacattaattgaaacaccctatataatagatttatcataaaataataaaataaacatgaataaaattgcgtatatataatatatatgattgTACGTATGttggtatatataatataaataaaatatgaataaacatgaaatttgaatctttaattacataattattatccaCTAGTGTCATTATTTACACTGCTGTGGTTTTggatacataataaatttaatatacctttttatatatttatatatatatttagaagataattcattttaaatttattatgttggaaaaattaaatacttaaattattattatgttttatttatttctgtaaatgaataaatactTCTGCTCGAGATACctgtaaattaatatatttaaatagtaGCTGTAACCCCGGTACTTAATATCTCAATTTCTCTTTATATCCCTTAAACGACACTCAGATAATTGCAATATTCAAGGGATCTGTTTTGTAATAACGACTAttgaactttttaaatattcttgattttattaaggctgttatattcaaatttttgattgcacGCGTGTAACATTCTTTGAATgtcgtgaaactttataatttttttaagaatcctcttaaGTGTTCATTTGaggaaaaaaattgatcaagaaaagcggttttccagatacaAATGGTTAGAgtaa
This region includes:
- the LOC123296119 gene encoding uncharacterized protein LOC123296119, which produces MTQQQSQLQTSSSSTIQNNGNPNQNIHLNNNKTSLLLTNNNRTTTTTIHARTRTWKYISMYIIIIITLGMFVISSRNGSQVINNITLSTSGSYTLQPKSIQTKASSSSHGASASSHGATSSSANINTNGGVSGDDNWKLGLYTNRTLGRDYDPLLVVVYDTLKTSAVNYSSRLFKTSSTSLSITRTRQQAHYTTTGAATTLDNNNYNNNGEIITTADDLLFNSCSGTTLRHYCRIKTSQLLQDLTFMAHMSMFQNLGHHATAHHMKTSLNPQLKHLIALAVYGDETVDITDFWESLSLLDILLSDIYDYIPDKNR